The Rickettsia endosymbiont of Gonocerus acuteangulatus nucleotide sequence AGGATCTCAATACATCAGCGTGATGCAATAGCTACGAAAAAGGTAGAAGTAGGGCATTTTGAGGCAGATCTTACATTTCATAAAGGTAATCAAAGTATGAATATTGGTGCACTGGTGGATAAAAAGAGTCAAAAGATTATTTTAGTGCTGAATAACTCCAAGAGAGCTACAACAGTTACCAATGGTTTTTTAAGAAAGATAAAAACTCTTCCAAATAGTGTGAGAAAGACTATTACTATGGATAATGGCAAAGAGTTTGTGGGGCATGTTGCCTATAGACTATTTGGGTTTCAAACTTTCTTTTGTGATCCATACCGCCCTAGACAAAAAGCATTAGTGGAAAAAATGAATTCTATGATTCATAGAATTTTACCTAAAAATACAGATATTACTACCGTTACACAAAGAGGTCTTGACAATGTTGCTGAGATTTTAAATAACATGCCAAGAAAGATTTTTGGTTATAAAACCCCCAATGAAATTTGGGCAGAAAATTTATAGGTTTTGTTCTACTTAGTCCTTGCATTTTCATATGATTGTAGAAGGTTGATATTGTAAAAATACTCTATATGAGTAATAAAAACTTATTTTATAGCTCAAAATATGCTATAATATGAGTTATAAAATAAACATTTATAGCTCAT carries:
- a CDS encoding IS30 family transposase, yielding MATKKVEVGHFEADLTFHKGNQSMNIGALVDKKSQKIILVLNNSKRATTVTNGFLRKIKTLPNSVRKTITMDNGKEFVGHVAYRLFGFQTFFCDPYRPRQKALVEKMNSMIHRILPKNTDITTVTQRGLDNVAEILNNMPRKIFGYKTPNEIWAENL